CGGCCTCGACCTTCGTCACGCTCTCGCCGATCAGCGACTTGATCTCCTTCGCGGCCTCGGCGCTGCGCTGCGCGAGCGAACGCACTTCACCCGCGACGACCGCGAAGCCGCGGCCCTGTTCACCCGCACGCGCGGCTTCCACCGCGGCATTGAGCGCGAGGATGTTCGTCTGGAACGCGATGCCGTCGATCACGCCGATGATGTCGCCGATCTTGCGCGAGCTGCCCGTGATCTCCTCCATCGTCTGCACGACGTTGCGCACCACCTCGCCGCCGCGCGTGGCGGTCACGCTCGCGGACTGGGCCAGCTGCGAGGCCGCCCCCATGGTGTCGACGCTCTGCTTGATGGTGGAGTTCATCTCCTCCATCGACGCCGCGGTCTCCTCGAGGTTCGAGGCCTGCTCCTCGGTGCGCTGGCTCAGGTCCGCGTTGCCCGAGGCGATCTGGCTCGCGCCCGTGGCGATCGATTCGCTCGACTGGCGCACCTGGCTCACCAGGTCGGCGAGGCGGGCGCGCATGGTGTCCATCGCGGCCAGCACGCTGCTGTCGTCACCGGCCTTCAGGTTCACCGACACGGCCAGGTTGCCCTTCGCCACTTCCTGGGCGATCTCGGCGGCATAGTCCGGCTCGCCGCCCAGCTGGCGCATGATCGAACGCACGAGCCACGTGCCCAGCACGCAGCCGCCCACGACGGCCAGCAGGATGAGGCCCGACAGCGTCCAGAACGTGCGGTCCACCGCCGCGGCGGCGGATTCGGTGTCGAGGCGGGCCAGCTCTTCCTGGCGCTTGGCGGCGTCCAGCAGCACGGTGCGCACCGCGATGTGCAGGCGGGCGCTGTCCTTGTGCAGCTCGGTCATCGCGTTCGGGTCGTTCCGGTCGGCCATCGCCTGGATGTTCGCGACGGCCGCCTTGTACTCGGC
This genomic stretch from Piscinibacter gummiphilus harbors:
- a CDS encoding methyl-accepting chemotaxis protein yields the protein MNHHSNLTLRKKLIGLIFFFVVTLLAVGAIGMQQLQRLSHQQRAMYTDTVKPLRVVVDAARQGATHFRRMYVYIWNTDAKARAGELKFNEDSEKSVLEAMDVLKKETDDPALRELGGKLESTWAEYKAAVANIQAMADRNDPNAMTELHKDSARLHIAVRTVLLDAAKRQEELARLDTESAAAAVDRTFWTLSGLILLAVVGGCVLGTWLVRSIMRQLGGEPDYAAEIAQEVAKGNLAVSVNLKAGDDSSVLAAMDTMRARLADLVSQVRQSSESIATGASQIASGNADLSQRTEEQASNLEETAASMEEMNSTIKQSVDTMGAASQLAQSASVTATRGGEVVRNVVQTMEEITGSSRKIGDIIGVIDGIAFQTNILALNAAVEAARAGEQGRGFAVVAGEVRSLAQRSAEAAKEIKSLIGESVTKVEAGSQLVNEAGSTMDDLVGQVRRVADLIGEMGTATQEQGQGISQVNEAVNQLDQMTQQNAALVEESAAAASSLSVQADKLVQLVSVFQLARGEARPVLAPAPAPVRPAAVTPVVRVAEPKPVLKPKPVAAPAPVSAAPSPAPAVSAPASDDWETF